The Solibacillus daqui genome has a segment encoding these proteins:
- a CDS encoding NAD(P)/FAD-dependent oxidoreductase codes for MFDCIVIGGGPSGLMAAIAAAEQNKKVLLLEKGSKLGKKLAISGGGRCNVTNRLSVEEIIKHIPGNGRFMYSPFTVYNNEDIIRFFEGLGVPLKEEDHGRMFPVSNRAQDVVDALVNELKRLKVEVRLHTAVNKLMMDDEKIYGVRLENGEEIRANAVVVAVGGKAVPQTGSTGDGYPWAERAGHTVTTLFPTEVPVTSKESFIQSRELQGLALRDVAVSVLNKKGKILVTHQMDMLFTHFGLSGPAILRCSQFIVKEQLKTGSAPVQVRIQSLIEYNEETCFQMLNKTIKHEPKKAVKNLWKSLIPERWLLFLLERAGIDASLTGIELSQEKIRNFARELVSFTMDVHGTQSIDKAFVTGGGVSVKEIEPKTMASKKKIGLYFCGEILDIHGYTGGYNITSALVTGRIAGMSAGSFKF; via the coding sequence ATGTTTGATTGTATCGTAATCGGAGGCGGGCCATCGGGCTTAATGGCCGCAATCGCCGCAGCCGAACAAAATAAAAAAGTATTATTATTAGAAAAAGGGTCGAAGCTTGGGAAAAAACTTGCGATTTCTGGTGGCGGGCGTTGTAATGTTACAAATCGCCTATCTGTTGAAGAAATTATTAAGCATATTCCTGGGAATGGACGCTTTATGTATAGCCCATTCACAGTCTATAACAACGAAGATATCATTCGCTTTTTTGAAGGGCTTGGAGTGCCATTAAAAGAAGAGGATCACGGTCGAATGTTCCCAGTATCAAACCGCGCGCAAGATGTTGTCGATGCTTTAGTGAATGAATTAAAGCGATTAAAAGTAGAGGTTCGTTTACACACTGCTGTCAATAAATTAATGATGGACGACGAAAAAATTTATGGCGTACGTCTAGAAAACGGTGAAGAAATCCGTGCGAATGCGGTTGTCGTAGCAGTTGGTGGTAAAGCAGTTCCACAAACTGGTTCAACGGGTGATGGCTACCCATGGGCCGAACGTGCCGGACATACTGTGACAACACTTTTCCCAACAGAAGTACCGGTTACATCCAAAGAATCTTTCATTCAATCGCGCGAATTACAAGGTCTAGCACTGCGTGACGTAGCAGTTTCAGTATTAAACAAAAAAGGCAAAATACTCGTTACGCATCAAATGGATATGTTATTTACACACTTCGGCTTAAGTGGTCCTGCTATTTTACGTTGTAGTCAATTTATTGTGAAAGAGCAATTAAAAACAGGTAGTGCCCCTGTACAAGTACGTATTCAATCCTTAATTGAATATAATGAAGAAACTTGTTTCCAAATGTTAAATAAAACAATTAAACATGAGCCAAAAAAAGCCGTTAAAAATTTATGGAAATCACTCATTCCTGAACGATGGTTACTATTTTTACTAGAGCGTGCTGGAATTGACGCATCACTTACTGGTATCGAATTATCTCAAGAAAAGATTCGCAACTTTGCCCGTGAATTAGTTAGTTTTACGATGGATGTACACGGTACTCAATCTATTGACAAGGCATTTGTTACTGGTGGAGGCGTATCTGTTAAAGAAATTGAGCCAAAAACAATGGCTTCAAAGAAAAAAATTGGTCTTTATTTCTGTGGTGAAATTTTAGACATCCACGGTTATACAGGTGGCTACAATATAACATCCGCACTAGTGACTGGTCGTATTGCAGGTATGAGTGCAGGTTCTTTCAAATTTTAG
- a CDS encoding cysteine methyltransferase, whose amino-acid sequence MLNSDAKQSTLYLAADDMMQIHLSVQKIRDLNKDEFSFAIRTFCYVEQDEEFAQNLLFKLILGISKQGQGMTLAVDLVNIPNIFPLQLKNIIEHIQKSPMLLESLYNQLTYIQKSDDYEKSLQAQRAKDFLLDNLSKGITSFSTNRQATEMIWLTNQNHNISNISPFLLDEKGGHIQFTVQIGFKHSYMMQCYEVDCMMHMFNEGEKLGYYFELYLDQENYHHQLMYEKLPDQFMDNQAFLQQILTQMKKRNEEQYDEYLHDLIEKFTASI is encoded by the coding sequence ATGCTTAATTCTGACGCAAAACAATCAACTCTTTATTTAGCGGCAGACGATATGATGCAAATTCATTTGTCTGTCCAAAAAATACGTGACTTAAATAAGGATGAATTTTCATTTGCTATTCGTACATTTTGCTATGTTGAACAAGATGAGGAATTCGCTCAAAATTTACTTTTCAAACTTATTTTAGGCATAAGCAAGCAAGGGCAAGGCATGACGCTCGCGGTAGATTTAGTAAACATCCCTAATATTTTTCCGCTTCAATTAAAAAATATTATCGAACACATTCAAAAAAGCCCCATGCTATTGGAAAGTCTGTACAATCAGCTCACTTATATACAGAAGTCTGATGATTACGAAAAAAGTTTGCAGGCTCAGCGCGCAAAAGATTTTTTATTAGATAATCTTTCAAAGGGCATTACGAGCTTTTCTACCAATCGACAAGCAACCGAAATGATTTGGTTAACAAATCAAAACCATAATATTTCAAATATTAGTCCCTTTTTACTCGACGAAAAAGGTGGGCATATTCAATTTACAGTTCAAATCGGGTTCAAACATTCCTATATGATGCAATGCTATGAAGTAGATTGCATGATGCATATGTTTAATGAAGGTGAAAAACTAGGCTACTATTTTGAGCTGTATTTAGATCAAGAAAATTACCATCACCAGTTGATGTACGAAAAATTGCCAGACCAGTTTATGGATAACCAAGCCTTTTTACAGCAAATTTTAACTCAAATGAAAAAACGCAACGAAGAACAATACGACGAATATTTACATGATTTAATCGAAAAATTTACTGCGAGTATTTAA
- the trhA gene encoding PAQR family membrane homeostasis protein TrhA codes for MTQIIVEQSGYNAKEEFWNGLTHGIAALLTIPATIALIAKAQVNGSTVELVSYIIFGMSMFCLYLASTMYHVWPTHKTFLKKLDHSSIFLLIAGTYTPVVLIAIGGTLGWTIFAVQWGLAAIGIALKQFFVHRYMGVSLLVYIGMGWIIIFVFKPLFAHIGIAGILTLLAGGLSYTIGTYFYKNKNIPYNHAIWHLFVMGGSVAMYFAIYLYV; via the coding sequence ATGACACAAATCATAGTGGAACAAAGTGGCTATAATGCCAAAGAAGAGTTTTGGAATGGCTTGACGCATGGTATTGCCGCGCTGTTAACAATTCCTGCAACGATAGCTTTGATTGCTAAAGCACAGGTAAATGGTTCAACAGTAGAGCTCGTCAGTTATATAATCTTTGGAATGTCAATGTTTTGCCTATATTTAGCCTCAACGATGTATCACGTATGGCCAACGCACAAAACTTTCCTAAAAAAACTTGATCATAGCTCAATCTTTTTACTTATTGCGGGGACCTATACACCAGTTGTTTTAATTGCAATTGGTGGTACGTTAGGCTGGACGATTTTCGCGGTTCAATGGGGATTAGCGGCAATTGGTATTGCGCTAAAACAATTTTTCGTCCATCGGTATATGGGGGTATCATTACTAGTTTATATCGGTATGGGCTGGATTATTATTTTCGTGTTCAAGCCTTTATTTGCACACATTGGTATTGCGGGCATCCTCACATTACTTGCAGGAGGCCTAAGCTACACAATTGGCACGTATTTTTATAAAAATAAAAACATTCCGTACAATCATGCAATTTGGCACTTATTTGTAATGGGTGGCAGTGTTGCGATGTATTTCGCGATTTATTTATACGTATAA
- a CDS encoding CoxG family protein: MAQASHSVQIPVAQDKVWAFVSKIEKWATLVPAYKDHKQIDELTSHWTFEGNFKGLSKKIQLEIKIVEMNEPSSIKFEIKGLSDNFSGGGEFKAEPKDGGTYMTGTVEVNAGGLSGAVLTPAIKVVLPKITSRLTEKIARHIQA; encoded by the coding sequence ATGGCACAAGCATCACATTCAGTACAAATTCCAGTAGCTCAAGACAAAGTATGGGCTTTCGTAAGCAAAATCGAAAAATGGGCAACATTAGTTCCAGCCTATAAAGATCATAAGCAAATTGATGAACTAACATCGCATTGGACGTTCGAAGGTAACTTCAAAGGTTTATCAAAAAAAATCCAACTAGAAATTAAAATTGTCGAAATGAACGAACCATCGAGCATTAAATTTGAAATAAAAGGGTTGTCAGACAATTTCTCAGGTGGCGGCGAATTTAAAGCAGAGCCAAAAGACGGCGGTACATACATGACTGGTACAGTAGAAGTAAATGCAGGTGGTTTATCTGGGGCTGTATTAACGCCAGCGATTAAAGTAGTATTACCAAAAATCACATCTCGTTTAACGGAAAAAATTGCACGTCATATCCAAGCTTAA
- a CDS encoding HD-GYP domain-containing protein, with the protein MPKIEQLLLQDIVPGDILAADIYVDRQLIMTKGSPITEKAIDLLKRKSVQFVSIYYNEQVMAPIDINIPNVKSETLQPTESLTFNFAAISEDNYETFDFYAILAELDIEIRYGEILKDEKKIDYLQKLLAKILSNSDYKNYLMQLRTWDHHSYLHSIDAYIIGTLFALHLNLKNIERLAIGYLLHDIGKLKTPRTILSKPGRLTAHEYEEMKMHTLHGEEIFKQIGLTDLAYIAKSHHERRNGEGYPESVPTIFTTELELLQIIDVYSATTMKRTYRDAMRAADAFSLLYRDEEKFNDSLLTLFVDFIGIYPVNSIVLLSDGYHGIVEKTNPQFPTSPRVKCMETNTSFHISINNDITIVKMISHQTEDKSELLNTFYNELASANVESAKKTYLKIVDNFKVIEYFTKIFIPVYQILNLLHMQKAISDKKHADVINYMKQLMQQKVNEQIENNLYKENVLILVDDQFKNDYFFSVFLGLIHNDRVMPHIMPINANLELILNKLDTVEFTTTCVISNSNTDTLLLSYLPNMYEVPKNKIENYLIGLIGDNKDVFNFHYLLEDLAVEQPFVFN; encoded by the coding sequence ATGCCAAAAATTGAACAACTATTGCTGCAGGATATCGTACCTGGTGATATTCTTGCTGCCGATATATATGTTGACCGCCAACTAATCATGACAAAAGGTAGTCCCATCACAGAAAAAGCAATTGATTTACTTAAAAGAAAGAGTGTACAATTTGTTTCGATTTACTATAACGAACAAGTTATGGCACCAATTGATATAAATATCCCTAATGTCAAATCAGAAACCCTTCAGCCAACGGAAAGCTTAACATTTAACTTTGCAGCTATTTCTGAAGATAATTACGAAACCTTTGACTTCTACGCTATATTAGCTGAACTTGATATTGAAATTCGTTATGGTGAAATCTTAAAGGATGAGAAAAAAATTGATTACTTGCAAAAATTATTAGCCAAAATTTTATCAAATAGTGATTATAAAAATTATTTAATGCAACTAAGAACATGGGATCATCATTCTTATCTACATTCGATTGATGCCTATATTATTGGAACTTTATTTGCGCTCCATTTAAATTTAAAAAATATAGAGCGTTTGGCAATTGGCTATTTGCTACACGATATTGGGAAGCTTAAAACTCCACGTACCATCTTATCAAAGCCTGGTCGCTTAACTGCACACGAATATGAAGAAATGAAAATGCATACGCTTCATGGTGAAGAGATTTTCAAACAAATTGGCTTAACAGATTTAGCTTACATCGCCAAATCACACCATGAACGTCGTAATGGCGAAGGATATCCTGAAAGTGTACCAACCATTTTTACAACAGAACTTGAGCTGCTTCAAATCATTGATGTTTATTCTGCTACAACAATGAAACGAACATACCGTGACGCGATGCGTGCAGCAGATGCCTTTAGTTTACTTTACCGTGACGAAGAAAAATTTAATGATAGTCTATTAACATTATTTGTTGATTTTATTGGTATTTACCCTGTAAATTCAATTGTTCTATTATCAGACGGCTACCACGGAATTGTCGAAAAAACAAATCCACAATTCCCAACGTCACCTCGTGTGAAATGTATGGAAACGAATACTTCTTTCCATATTTCAATTAACAACGATATTACAATTGTTAAAATGATTTCACACCAAACTGAAGATAAGTCAGAGCTTTTAAATACGTTTTACAATGAACTTGCTAGCGCTAATGTAGAAAGCGCGAAAAAAACCTATTTAAAAATTGTAGACAACTTTAAGGTTATTGAATATTTCACGAAAATTTTTATTCCTGTCTATCAAATTCTAAATTTACTGCATATGCAAAAGGCCATTTCTGACAAAAAGCATGCAGATGTCATCAATTATATGAAGCAGCTCATGCAACAAAAAGTAAACGAACAAATAGAAAATAATTTATATAAAGAAAATGTTTTAATTTTGGTTGATGATCAATTTAAAAACGATTACTTCTTCTCGGTTTTTTTAGGTCTCATTCATAATGATCGCGTGATGCCACATATCATGCCGATAAACGCTAATCTTGAATTAATTTTAAACAAGCTAGACACTGTAGAATTTACAACAACATGCGTCATTAGTAATTCCAATACCGATACGTTGTTATTGTCATATTTACCAAATATGTATGAAGTACCGAAAAATAAAATCGAAAACTATTTAATCGGCCTTATTGGTGATAATAAGGATGTATTCAACTTCCACTATTTACTCGAAGATTTAGCTGTGGAACAACCGTTTGTTTTTAATTAA
- a CDS encoding response regulator transcription factor has protein sequence MEDVTILIIEDDEDILEVLSLYVQNAGYNIVKARSISEGKKQFSAHPIDLMLIDINLPDGSGMELAKYIRKQSEVLMFFISANDTVVDRLTGFDVGADDYITKPFIAKEVIARINAHINRKKGMKKQQLKLDNMLIDFEEKNVYINGEQVHLFTKEKQILFYLVENRNQVLSVEQIIDQVWGYDENVDLKAVTVHISMLRKKIETNPAKPKYIQTVRGFGYKFEVK, from the coding sequence ATGGAGGATGTGACGATTTTAATTATTGAAGATGATGAAGATATCTTAGAAGTTCTTTCACTTTATGTACAAAATGCAGGTTACAACATTGTCAAAGCAAGATCAATTTCAGAAGGTAAAAAACAATTTTCAGCGCATCCAATTGATTTAATGCTAATTGATATTAATTTACCTGATGGTTCAGGAATGGAATTAGCAAAATATATTCGTAAGCAATCAGAAGTATTAATGTTTTTTATATCGGCTAATGATACGGTAGTGGATCGATTAACTGGCTTTGATGTAGGGGCGGATGATTATATAACGAAGCCATTTATCGCAAAAGAAGTGATTGCAAGAATCAATGCGCATATTAATCGAAAAAAAGGTATGAAAAAGCAGCAGCTTAAATTAGATAATATGCTAATTGATTTTGAAGAAAAAAATGTGTACATAAACGGGGAACAGGTGCATCTCTTTACAAAGGAAAAGCAAATTTTATTTTATCTTGTCGAAAATCGCAATCAAGTATTAAGTGTCGAGCAAATTATTGATCAAGTGTGGGGCTATGACGAAAATGTCGATTTAAAGGCAGTTACAGTTCATATTAGTATGCTACGTAAAAAAATTGAAACGAATCCAGCGAAGCCGAAGTATATTCAAACAGTCAGAGGGTTTGGCTATAAATTTGAAGTGAAATAA
- the leuS gene encoding leucine--tRNA ligase: MSFNHQQIEKKWQAYWDVNKTFKTENEVDKPKFYALDMFPYPSGSGLHVGHPEGYTATDILSRFKRMQGYNVLHPMGWDAFGLPAEQYALDTGNDPAEFTAKNIATFKRQINELGFSYDWDREINTTDPSYYKWTQWIFTKLVEMDLAYVDEIAVNWCEALGTVLANEEVIDGLSERGSHPVVRKPMRQWVLRITKYADRLVDDLEDVDWPESIKEMQRNWIGRSEGAQVKFTVAGTEKEFEVFTTRPDTLFGATYCVLAPEHKFVSEITTPEQKEAVEAYLEKVSLKSDLERTDLAKEKTGVFTGAYAVNPINGKQVPIWIADYVLVSYGTGAIMAVPAHDERDYEFAKEFGLEITPVLEGGDIENEAFTGDGVHINSDFLNGLNKVDGIEKAIAWLEENGVGEKKISYRLRDWLFSRQRYWGEPIPVIHWEDGTMTTIPEEQLPLELPKTTNIRPSGTGESPLANIEEWVNVVDPVTGKKGRRETNTMPQWAGSSWYFLRYIDPTNDKAIADPELLKRWLPVDIYIGGAEHAVLHLLYARFWHKVLYDLGVVHTKEPFQKLFNQGMILGEGNEKMSKSKGNVVNPDDIIESHGADTLRLYEMFMGPLEASVAWSTNGLDGARRFLDRIWRLFVTDEGKLADKVQVSDDQSLEKVYNQTVKKVTDDYEGIRFNTAISQMMVFINDCYKAEVIPTKYVEGFVKLLSPIAPHVAEELWAILGHEGTITYEQWPAFDESKLVDDEIEVVVQVLGKVRAKVKVAKDVSKEELEKVALEDIKVQEFITGKDVVKVIVIPGKLVNIVVK; the protein is encoded by the coding sequence GTGAGCTTTAATCATCAGCAAATCGAAAAAAAATGGCAGGCATATTGGGATGTTAACAAAACATTCAAAACGGAAAACGAAGTCGATAAACCGAAGTTCTACGCATTAGATATGTTCCCTTATCCATCGGGTTCAGGTCTTCATGTAGGTCACCCAGAAGGTTACACAGCAACAGATATCCTTTCTCGTTTTAAACGTATGCAAGGTTACAATGTACTTCATCCAATGGGGTGGGATGCGTTCGGTTTACCAGCGGAGCAATACGCACTTGATACAGGAAATGACCCAGCAGAATTCACTGCAAAAAACATTGCTACATTCAAACGTCAAATTAACGAATTAGGCTTCTCGTATGACTGGGATCGTGAAATTAATACAACAGATCCTTCCTACTACAAATGGACGCAATGGATTTTCACGAAATTAGTGGAAATGGATTTAGCGTATGTAGACGAAATCGCAGTTAACTGGTGTGAAGCACTTGGAACTGTACTAGCGAATGAAGAAGTAATCGATGGTCTTTCTGAACGTGGAAGTCACCCAGTAGTGCGTAAACCGATGCGTCAATGGGTACTACGTATTACAAAATACGCAGACCGTTTAGTAGATGATTTAGAAGATGTAGATTGGCCAGAGTCAATTAAAGAGATGCAACGTAACTGGATTGGACGTTCTGAAGGGGCACAAGTGAAATTCACAGTTGCTGGTACAGAAAAAGAGTTTGAAGTATTTACGACTCGTCCAGATACATTATTCGGTGCAACTTACTGTGTACTTGCACCAGAGCATAAATTTGTTTCTGAAATTACTACACCAGAACAAAAAGAGGCGGTTGAAGCTTATTTAGAAAAGGTTTCTCTAAAATCTGACCTAGAGCGTACAGACTTAGCGAAAGAAAAAACGGGTGTCTTCACTGGTGCTTATGCTGTGAACCCAATTAACGGCAAACAAGTGCCGATCTGGATTGCCGACTATGTATTAGTTTCTTATGGTACAGGTGCAATCATGGCGGTTCCTGCACATGATGAGCGTGACTACGAGTTCGCAAAAGAATTCGGTTTAGAAATTACACCTGTATTAGAAGGTGGCGATATCGAAAACGAAGCATTCACTGGTGACGGTGTTCACATTAACTCTGATTTCTTAAATGGCTTAAACAAAGTGGATGGTATTGAAAAAGCAATTGCTTGGTTAGAGGAAAATGGTGTTGGAGAGAAGAAAATTTCTTATCGTCTACGCGACTGGTTATTCAGCCGTCAACGCTATTGGGGTGAGCCAATTCCAGTAATTCACTGGGAAGATGGTACAATGACTACAATTCCTGAAGAGCAGCTGCCACTTGAGTTACCGAAAACAACAAACATCCGTCCTTCAGGTACAGGTGAATCACCACTTGCGAATATTGAAGAGTGGGTAAATGTTGTAGATCCGGTAACAGGAAAAAAAGGTCGTCGTGAAACGAACACAATGCCACAATGGGCTGGTTCTTCATGGTACTTCCTACGCTATATCGATCCGACAAATGACAAAGCAATTGCTGACCCAGAATTATTAAAGCGTTGGTTACCGGTTGATATTTACATCGGTGGCGCGGAGCACGCGGTACTGCACTTACTATACGCACGCTTCTGGCATAAAGTACTTTACGATTTAGGCGTTGTTCACACGAAAGAGCCATTCCAAAAGTTATTCAACCAAGGGATGATCTTAGGTGAAGGGAACGAAAAAATGTCGAAATCAAAAGGGAATGTTGTAAACCCTGATGATATTATCGAATCTCATGGTGCCGATACATTACGTTTATACGAAATGTTCATGGGTCCGTTAGAAGCTTCTGTTGCATGGTCTACTAATGGTCTTGATGGGGCACGTCGCTTCTTAGATCGTATTTGGCGCTTATTCGTGACAGACGAAGGCAAATTAGCCGATAAAGTACAAGTATCAGATGATCAATCATTAGAAAAAGTGTACAATCAAACAGTGAAAAAAGTGACAGATGACTACGAAGGTATCCGTTTCAACACGGCGATTTCACAAATGATGGTGTTCATCAATGATTGCTACAAAGCAGAAGTGATTCCAACTAAATATGTAGAAGGCTTTGTAAAATTATTATCACCAATCGCTCCACACGTAGCAGAAGAGCTTTGGGCAATTTTAGGTCACGAAGGTACAATTACGTACGAACAGTGGCCAGCATTTGACGAATCTAAGCTTGTAGATGATGAAATCGAAGTTGTTGTGCAAGTATTAGGTAAAGTTCGTGCTAAAGTAAAAGTAGCAAAAGACGTTTCTAAAGAAGAATTAGAAAAAGTTGCGCTTGAAGATATTAAAGTACAAGAATTCATTACTGGTAAAGATGTTGTAAAAGTTATCGTAATCCCAGGGAAATTAGTAAACATCGTTGTAAAATAA
- a CDS encoding MDR family MFS transporter, translated as MPKQVWLLIIGSFINTVGNSFLWPLNSIYIHDHLGKSLTVAGIVLMLNSLAGVIGNLVGGFLFDKLGGYKAIFIGVVLNLVSILLLTFWHDWPQYVIFLAMLGFSGGIVYPAIYAIAGSAWPEGGRKAFNSIFLANNVGVAIGPALAGIVADIKFDYVFSANLFFYVLFFILVLTTFKCFDVAQVTTKAISQGEKGRQKGPILAIAILSISLVVCWLSYSQWSATISSYTQGLGMSLSQYSLLWTINGFMIVAVQPIIKPLVTRWEKKVKHQLVLGLVLMSVSYMVVYFAQDFKIFVAAMVILTFGEVFFSPVIPLIANNLAPQGQQGFYQGLINSATTIGRMIGPVFGGFMVDVYGMQVLMIILSIIILVAIIPCLVYDRALKNT; from the coding sequence GTGCCGAAACAAGTTTGGTTATTAATTATTGGCTCGTTTATTAATACGGTAGGAAATTCATTTTTATGGCCTTTAAATAGTATTTACATACATGATCATTTAGGGAAGTCATTAACGGTTGCAGGAATTGTTCTTATGCTAAATTCATTAGCAGGGGTAATTGGTAATTTAGTTGGTGGTTTTTTATTTGATAAATTGGGAGGCTATAAAGCGATATTTATTGGGGTTGTGCTTAATTTAGTATCGATTTTGTTATTAACATTTTGGCATGATTGGCCACAATATGTCATCTTTTTAGCGATGCTTGGCTTTAGTGGGGGGATTGTATATCCTGCAATTTATGCGATTGCTGGTAGTGCTTGGCCAGAGGGGGGACGAAAAGCCTTTAACTCTATTTTTTTAGCAAATAATGTTGGAGTTGCTATTGGTCCAGCACTTGCGGGAATTGTGGCTGATATTAAATTTGATTATGTATTTAGTGCAAATCTATTTTTCTATGTGTTATTTTTCATTCTTGTGTTAACAACATTTAAGTGTTTTGACGTAGCTCAAGTGACGACAAAAGCGATTTCGCAAGGGGAGAAAGGTCGTCAAAAAGGTCCGATATTGGCCATTGCAATATTAAGTATTTCACTTGTTGTTTGTTGGCTAAGTTATTCGCAATGGAGCGCAACCATTTCGTCATATACTCAAGGTTTAGGGATGAGTTTGTCGCAGTATAGCTTACTATGGACGATAAATGGCTTTATGATTGTTGCGGTGCAACCGATTATTAAACCACTTGTAACGCGTTGGGAAAAGAAAGTTAAGCATCAACTAGTGCTTGGTTTAGTGTTAATGTCTGTATCTTATATGGTCGTGTATTTTGCACAAGATTTTAAAATATTTGTAGCAGCGATGGTTATTTTAACGTTTGGTGAAGTGTTCTTTTCACCGGTCATTCCGTTAATTGCAAACAATCTAGCTCCACAAGGACAGCAAGGCTTTTATCAAGGTTTAATAAATAGTGCTACAACAATTGGACGTATGATTGGTCCAGTATTTGGTGGCTTCATGGTGGATGTTTATGGTATGCAAGTGTTAATGATCATTTTATCTATTATTATATTAGTCGCAATTATTCCATGTTTGGTTTATGACAGAGCATTGAAGAATACGTAA
- a CDS encoding TIGR01212 family radical SAM protein (This family includes YhcC from E. coli K-12, an uncharacterized radical SAM protein.), which yields MTETNFPFPSDGKRYYTWNRYLRNEFGKKVYKVALDAGFDCPNRDGTVAFGGCTFCSAAGSGDFAGNKVDPIPVQFEQIKSKMESKWKDGLTMAYFQAYTNTHAPLEVLKEKFEAALACEGVMGLSIATRPDCLPDDVIEYLAELNERTYLWVELGLQTVHEKTANLINRAHDYETYVEGVNKLRKHNIRIVTHIINGLPLEDYDMMMETAREVAKLDVQGIKIHLLHLLKGTPLVKQYEKGMLEFMDKDAYINLVADQLEIIPPEMIVHRITGDGPIDLMIGPMWSVNKWEVLNGIDAELERRGSWQGKHYKADVTSE from the coding sequence ATGACTGAAACAAATTTCCCTTTCCCTTCAGATGGAAAGCGTTATTATACATGGAATCGCTATTTACGAAATGAATTCGGGAAAAAGGTATACAAGGTAGCACTAGATGCTGGCTTTGACTGCCCTAACCGTGATGGTACAGTTGCATTTGGGGGTTGTACATTTTGCTCGGCAGCTGGTTCAGGTGACTTCGCTGGCAATAAAGTGGATCCTATTCCCGTACAATTTGAGCAAATCAAATCAAAAATGGAGAGCAAATGGAAAGACGGCCTAACGATGGCTTACTTCCAAGCTTACACAAATACACATGCTCCCCTTGAAGTATTAAAGGAAAAATTCGAAGCAGCATTAGCTTGTGAAGGCGTTATGGGCTTATCAATCGCCACTCGTCCTGACTGTTTGCCAGACGATGTTATTGAATATTTGGCGGAATTAAATGAACGCACATATTTATGGGTAGAGCTTGGTTTACAAACGGTACACGAAAAAACAGCAAACTTAATTAACCGCGCACATGATTACGAAACCTATGTTGAAGGAGTTAACAAGCTCCGCAAACATAACATTCGTATTGTGACACATATTATAAACGGCTTACCACTCGAAGATTACGATATGATGATGGAAACCGCGCGTGAAGTGGCAAAGCTTGATGTACAAGGCATCAAAATTCACTTATTACACCTATTAAAAGGCACACCGCTCGTAAAACAATATGAAAAAGGTATGCTTGAGTTTATGGATAAAGATGCCTACATTAATCTCGTGGCGGATCAGCTTGAAATCATTCCCCCAGAAATGATTGTACATCGAATTACAGGTGACGGCCCCATCGATTTAATGATTGGTCCAATGTGGTCAGTGAACAAATGGGAAGTGTTAAACGGCATCGACGCGGAGCTTGAACGACGCGGATCATGGCAAGGAAAGCACTATAAGGCTGATGTGACAAGCGAATGA
- a CDS encoding class I SAM-dependent methyltransferase, whose product MKLERVIQYAQTLLQMSIAEGDIAVDATAGNGHDTLFLANLVGDHGFVYAFDVQKEAVDATLHRLLDNALEHRAIVLRDGHENVAKYVNKPVSAAIFNLGYLPGSDHEIVTKPNTTIQSLESLLKLLKVGGMIVLVVYHGHEGGKEERDEVIRFVSNLPQKHIHVLRYEFINQKNDPPFIIALEKVKELPRDFEFILTTAEAPPVTDK is encoded by the coding sequence ATGAAGCTAGAACGAGTTATTCAATACGCACAAACACTACTACAAATGTCAATTGCTGAAGGTGATATCGCCGTTGATGCGACAGCTGGTAACGGGCATGATACGTTATTTTTAGCGAACCTTGTTGGCGATCATGGTTTTGTTTATGCATTTGATGTGCAGAAAGAAGCCGTTGATGCAACATTACACCGTTTACTTGACAATGCATTAGAACACCGTGCCATCGTGTTACGCGACGGCCATGAAAATGTAGCTAAATACGTCAATAAGCCGGTATCAGCCGCCATTTTTAATCTTGGCTATTTACCAGGCAGTGACCACGAAATTGTAACAAAGCCAAATACAACAATTCAGTCACTCGAAAGCCTACTTAAATTATTAAAAGTAGGCGGCATGATTGTATTAGTTGTCTATCATGGACACGAAGGCGGGAAAGAAGAGCGCGATGAAGTGATTCGCTTTGTTAGTAATTTACCACAAAAACACATTCACGTACTGCGCTATGAATTTATTAATCAAAAAAATGACCCGCCGTTTATCATTGCATTAGAAAAAGTAAAAGAATTACCAAGGGATTTTGAATTTATTTTGACCACCGCAGAAGCACCGCCTGTAACGGATAAATAA